The following coding sequences lie in one Arachis stenosperma cultivar V10309 chromosome 5, arast.V10309.gnm1.PFL2, whole genome shotgun sequence genomic window:
- the LOC130982848 gene encoding pentatricopeptide repeat-containing protein At4g38150 isoform X2 has translation MPTMLGRLHKLVPPASSKQYLAPCFKTLRHYSFVDDGGGRSKQHVQESHDEDFSLKQSDFNGSGINGSQEGYGNQQFPPEPIPDRPLRGGRPTNQPPRPRVRERSGDSHSFPPKFEDDHGRPDLAFHGRNMAETGWAAGQSGESFLDKFKLGFDNKTANTSESASGNQSEEAKRSNPNQPASESMPQDANEIFKKMKETGLIPNAVAMLDGLCKDGFVQEALKLFGLMREKGTIPEIVIYTAVVEGFTKAHKADDAIRIFRKMQSNGISPNVFSYTVLVQGLSKCGRLQDAFEFCVEMLEAGHYPNTTTFVGLVDSFCKEKGVEEAKDAIKTLTDKGFNLDKKAVREFLDKKAPFSPSVWEAILGKTIPQRPF, from the coding sequence GCGGCTTCATAAACTAGTTCCCCCTGCATCTTCCAAACAATATCTGGCACCATGCTTTAAGACTTTGCGCCATTATAGCTTTGTTGATGATGGCGGTGGAAGAAGCAAACAGCATGTACAAGAATCTCATGATGAGGATTTTTCTCTTAAACAGTCAGATTTTAATGGCAGTGGTATCAATGGAAGCCAGGAAGGATATGGCAATCAACAGTTTCCGCCAGAACCAATTCCAGATAGACCTTTGAGAGGTGGTAGGCCAACTAATCAGCCTCCTCGTCCGCGTGTGAGGGAACGTAGTGGAGATTCCCATTCCTTCCCTCCAAAATTTGAGGATGATCATGGAAGACCTGATCTTGCATTCCATGGCAGAAATATGGCTGAAACAGGTTGGGCTGCTGGTCAATCAGGAGAGAGTTTCCTTGATAAATTCAAGCTTGGGTTTGATAATAAAACAGCAAACACATCCGAGTCTGCTTCGGGCAACCAATCCGAAGAAGCGAAGAGgtcaaatcccaatcaaccagctTCAGAATCTATGCCCCAAGATGCCAATGAGATCTTCAAGAAGATGAAGGAAACCGGTCTTATCCCCAATGCTGTGGCCATGCTTGATGGTCTATGCAAAGATGGCTTTGTTCAAGAAGCCTTGAAGCTTTTTGGTCTGATGCGGGAGAAGGGTACCATTCCGGAGATTGTCATATATACAGCTGTAGTGGAAGGCTTTACGAAGGCCCACAAGGCAGACGATGCCATAAGGATCTTTCGGAAAATGCAAAGCAATGGCATTTCACCAAACGTTTTCAGTTACACTGTCCTTGTACAAGGACTAAGCAAATGTGGCAGATTACAGGATGCTTTTGAATTCTGTGTGGAGATGTTGGAAGCAGGTCATTATCCGAACACAACTACTTTTGTAGGCTTAGTAGACAGTTTCTGCAAGGAAAAAGGTGTTGAAGAAGCAAAGGATGCTATCAAGACATTAACAGATAAGGGCTTTAATCTTGATAAGAAGGCTGTGAGGGAGTTTTTGGACAAGAAAGCACCATTTTCACCTTCAGTTTGGGAGGCAATTTTGGGGAAGACAATTCCACAGAGACCATTTTAA
- the LOC130982610 gene encoding probable polyol transporter 6: protein MCPGQETNVQCQCQRAMKDGSGHNNEDYSLTKFNNYACACVVAASIISAIFGYSTGVMAGALLYIKEELRISDLQVQLLAGILNACALPGSLLAGRISDIIGRRNTIILSSIIFLLGSILMGYGPNYSALMAGRCTAGIGAGFALMIAPVYSAEISSPSYRGFLTALPDVSINLGLLLGYVSNYFFGRLPLQIGWRTMLFVPAFPSLALAILMLKLVESPRWLVMQGRIGDAREVLMRVSNTKQEAEQRLQEIKTAAGIDPRSTQDIVQVPKRSRSGGGALRELLCNPSPPVRRILIAATGVHLFQQIIGIEAIFMYTPRIFERTGITDKSVLLLATVGMGISDAVFVLISTFLLDRVGRRILLLVSSGGVAVSLLGLGACMRIVEHSDDKVSWAISFTIVFTYIYVAFTAIGLGPVTWVYSSEIFPLRLRAQGLGVGVTVNRFTNVVVVTSFISIYQKITMAGIFFMYTAITALAWCFYYSFLPETKGRSLEDMESIFGKTNDINNNKQVKHVINGYNNA, encoded by the exons ATGTGTCCGGGACAAGAAACAAACGTGCAATGCCAGTGCCAAAGGGCCATGAAAGATGGTAGTGGCCACAATAATGAAGACTATAGTCTTACCAAGTTTAACAACTATGCTTGTGCTTGTGTGGTAGCTGCCTCTATTATCTCTGCTATATTTGGCTATT CTACAGGAGTGATGGCAGGAGCATTGTTATACATAAAGGAAGAACTACGAATCAGTGATCTACAGGTTCAACTGCTAGCAGGAATCTTGAATGCATGTGCATTACCAGGATCCTTGCTGGCAGGAAGAATCTCTGATATCATAGGACGGAGAAACACCATCATCCTCTCTTCCATCATCTTCTTGTTGGGGTCCATTCTGATGGGGTACGGTCCAAACTACTCAGCATTGATGGCTGGAAGATGCACGGCGGGTATTGGTGCGGGTTTTGCCCTCATGATTGCACCAGTTTACAGCGCTGAGATCTCTTCTCCTTCCTACAGAGGCTTCCTAACCGCTCTCCCTGACGTGTCCATCAACTTGGGTCTCTTATTGGGCTATGTCTCTAACTACTTCTTCGGTCGCTTGCCCCTTCAAATTGGCTGGAGAACCATGCTTTTTGTTCCTGCATTCCCTTCTCTGGCTCTGGCCATTCTCATGCTCAAGCTTGTTGAGTCGCCAAG GTGGCTGGTGATGCAAGGGCGTATTGGTGATGCGAGGGAAGTTCTGATGCGCGTGTCAAACACGAAGCAAGAAGCAGAGCAACGGTTGCAAGAGATAAAAACCGCCGCAGGCATCGATCCAAGAAGCACACAAGACATTGTCCAAGTGCCAAAGAGGAGTCGAAGTGGCGGAGGAGCGCTCCGAGAGCTTCTATGCAATCCTTCGCCGCCTGTTCGGCGAATCCTAATCGCAGCCACCGGCGTCCATTTGTTCCAGCAAATCATCGGGATAGAGGCCATTTTCATGTACACTCCAAGGATCTTTGAGAGAACAGGAATCACTGATAAGAGCGTGTTGTTACTAGCAACAGTTGGAATGGGAATCAGCGATGCCGTTTTCGTGTTGATATCAACATTCTTGTTGGACAGAGTTGGAAGAAGGATCTTGTTGCTGGTTAGTTCTGGTGGTGTTGCTGTGTCTCTTCTAGGCTTAGGTGCATGCATGAGAATAGTGGAGCATTCAGATGACAAGGTTTCTTGGGCAATAAGTTTCACCATTGTATTCACTTACATCTATGTGGCTTTCACTGCAATAGGCCTTGGACCTGTTACATGGGTGTATAGCTCAGAGATTTTTCCACTCAGGTTGAGAGCACAGGGTCTTGGTGTGGGTGTCACTGTCAACAGGTTCACAAATGTTGTGGTGGTTACAAGTTTCATTTCAATTTATCAGAAGATTACAATGGCTGGGATTTTCTTTATGTATACTGCTATCACAGCCTTGGCTTGGTGCTTCTATTATTCCTTCTTGCCTGAAACCAAAGGTAGGTCTTTAGAGGACATGGAGAGTATATTTGGGAAAACTAATGACATCAATAATAATAAGCAAGTGAAGCATGTCATCAATGGCTACAACAATGCATAG
- the LOC130982696 gene encoding probable polyol transporter 3: protein MERGGGGDEDKFNKYALACAVVASMVSIIFGYDTGVMSGAMIFIKEELGISDTQQEVLAGILNICALFGSLAAGRISDYVGRRYTISMASILFMLGAILMGYGPNYAILMTGRCVAGVGVGFALMIAPVYSAEISSAKSRGLLTSLPELCIGIGILLGYILNYVFGKFLPLKLGWRLMLGVAAVPSLALAIGILFMPESPRWLVIRGHLPKAKKVLLKISNTEQEAENRFNDIKLAAGIGDENNSLAAKENQNGKSVWKELLLHPSPPVRWMLLTAVGIHFFEHATGIEAVMLYSPRIFRKAGVTSKEHLLLTTIGVGLTKITFLVIASFLLDRVGRRKLLLVSLGGMVCALAVLGFSLTMVEGSPEKKLAWGLTLSIVATYTFVAFFNIGLGPVTWVYSSEIFPLRLRAQGASIGVAVNRVMNATVSMSFISIYKAITIGGAFFMFSGISIVAWLFFYFLMPETKGKALEEMEMVFTRKSHRDVAAAGTHNDTR from the exons ATGGAGCGAGGTGGTGGTGGAGACGAAGACAAGTTCAACAAATATGCTTTGGCTTGTGCCGTGGTTGCTTCCATGGTGTCCATCATATTTGGTTATG ATACGGGTGTTATGAGTGGAGCCATGATTTTCATCAAAGAAGAACTCGGAATCAGCGACACACAACAAGAAGTGCTCGCCGGAATCCTCAACATATGCGCACTGTTTGGCTCCTTAGCCGCCGGAAGAATCTCCGATTACGTTGGTCGACGCTATACAATCTCCATGGCCTCCATCCTCTTCATGCTTGGTGCAATCCTCATGGGCTACGGCCCAAACTACGCAATTTTAATGACTGGAAGGTGCGTCGCCGGCGTCGGCGTCGGTTTTGCACTCATGATAGCACCCGTTTACTCTGCAGAAATCTCCTCCGCCAAATCCCGCGGCCTTCTAACCTCCCTCCCCGAACTTTGCATCGGTATCGGAATCTTACTTGGCTACATACTAAACTACGTATTCGGAAAATTCTTGCCATTGAAGCTTGGTTGGAGATTGATGCTTGGTGTAGCCGCAGTTCCTTCACTCGCCTTAGCTATAGGGATTCTCTTCATGCCAGAATCCCCAAGGTGGCTTGTGATTCGTGGTCATCTACCAAAGGCAAAGAAAGTTCTGCTGAAAATTTCGAACACCGAACAAGAAGCAGAGAATCGGTTCAATGATATAAAGCTCGCAGCAGGTATTGGTGATGAAAATAACTCTTTAGCAGCTAAGGAAAACCAAAATGGCAAAAGCGTTTGGAAAGAGTTGTTGTTGCATCCTTCTCCTCCGGTTCGGTGGATGCTCTTGACGGCGGTTGGGATTCACTTCTTCGAACACGCCACTGGGATCGAGGCGGTTATGTTATACAGTCCAAGAATCTTCAGGAAAGCCGGTGTTACGAGCAAGGAGCATCTTCTACTAACGACGATTGGGGTTGGACTCACGAAGATTACTTTCTTGGTGATAGCGTCGTTCTTGCTTGACAGAGTTGGGAGGAGGAAGCTCTTGCTGGTAAGCCTCGGCGGCATGGTTTGTGCGCTTGCGGTGTTAGGGTTCAGCTTAACAATGGTGGAGGGGTCCCCTGAGAAGAAGCTCGCGTGGGGTTTGACACTAAGCATAGTTGCTACTTACACCTTTGTTGCGTTCTTTAACATTGGGCTTGGGCCTGTGACGTGGGTCTATAGCTCAGAGATATTTCCCTTGAGACTGAGGGCTCAAGGGGCCAGTATTGGTGTTGCGGTGAATAGAGTGATGAATGCTACGGTTTCTATGAGCTTTATTTCGATCTACAAGGCCATTACTATAGGGGGAGCGTTTTTCATGTTTTCTGGAATATCTATAGTGGCTTGgttgttcttctatttcttgatGCCTGAGACCAAGGGTAAGGCCTTGGAAGAAATGGAGATGGTTTTCACCAGAAAAAGTCATAGAGATGTTGCTGCTGCTGGAACTCATAATGATACGAGATAG
- the LOC130982848 gene encoding pentatricopeptide repeat-containing protein At4g38150 isoform X1, translated as MYLPFFLVHMPTMLGRLHKLVPPASSKQYLAPCFKTLRHYSFVDDGGGRSKQHVQESHDEDFSLKQSDFNGSGINGSQEGYGNQQFPPEPIPDRPLRGGRPTNQPPRPRVRERSGDSHSFPPKFEDDHGRPDLAFHGRNMAETGWAAGQSGESFLDKFKLGFDNKTANTSESASGNQSEEAKRSNPNQPASESMPQDANEIFKKMKETGLIPNAVAMLDGLCKDGFVQEALKLFGLMREKGTIPEIVIYTAVVEGFTKAHKADDAIRIFRKMQSNGISPNVFSYTVLVQGLSKCGRLQDAFEFCVEMLEAGHYPNTTTFVGLVDSFCKEKGVEEAKDAIKTLTDKGFNLDKKAVREFLDKKAPFSPSVWEAILGKTIPQRPF; from the coding sequence GCGGCTTCATAAACTAGTTCCCCCTGCATCTTCCAAACAATATCTGGCACCATGCTTTAAGACTTTGCGCCATTATAGCTTTGTTGATGATGGCGGTGGAAGAAGCAAACAGCATGTACAAGAATCTCATGATGAGGATTTTTCTCTTAAACAGTCAGATTTTAATGGCAGTGGTATCAATGGAAGCCAGGAAGGATATGGCAATCAACAGTTTCCGCCAGAACCAATTCCAGATAGACCTTTGAGAGGTGGTAGGCCAACTAATCAGCCTCCTCGTCCGCGTGTGAGGGAACGTAGTGGAGATTCCCATTCCTTCCCTCCAAAATTTGAGGATGATCATGGAAGACCTGATCTTGCATTCCATGGCAGAAATATGGCTGAAACAGGTTGGGCTGCTGGTCAATCAGGAGAGAGTTTCCTTGATAAATTCAAGCTTGGGTTTGATAATAAAACAGCAAACACATCCGAGTCTGCTTCGGGCAACCAATCCGAAGAAGCGAAGAGgtcaaatcccaatcaaccagctTCAGAATCTATGCCCCAAGATGCCAATGAGATCTTCAAGAAGATGAAGGAAACCGGTCTTATCCCCAATGCTGTGGCCATGCTTGATGGTCTATGCAAAGATGGCTTTGTTCAAGAAGCCTTGAAGCTTTTTGGTCTGATGCGGGAGAAGGGTACCATTCCGGAGATTGTCATATATACAGCTGTAGTGGAAGGCTTTACGAAGGCCCACAAGGCAGACGATGCCATAAGGATCTTTCGGAAAATGCAAAGCAATGGCATTTCACCAAACGTTTTCAGTTACACTGTCCTTGTACAAGGACTAAGCAAATGTGGCAGATTACAGGATGCTTTTGAATTCTGTGTGGAGATGTTGGAAGCAGGTCATTATCCGAACACAACTACTTTTGTAGGCTTAGTAGACAGTTTCTGCAAGGAAAAAGGTGTTGAAGAAGCAAAGGATGCTATCAAGACATTAACAGATAAGGGCTTTAATCTTGATAAGAAGGCTGTGAGGGAGTTTTTGGACAAGAAAGCACCATTTTCACCTTCAGTTTGGGAGGCAATTTTGGGGAAGACAATTCCACAGAGACCATTTTAA